The Lutibacter sp. Hel_I_33_5 genome has a window encoding:
- a CDS encoding 50S ribosomal protein L25/general stress protein Ctc — protein sequence MKSITIKGSQRESVGKVATKALRNAGKVPCVLYGGDKPVHFSATELAFKNLVYTPNVYTASLDVDGTKYAAILQDIQFHPVTDKIIHVDFYQLFDDKEVTMNIPVQLVGTSPGVLNGGSLRFPKRKLRVKALPGDLPDFFEADISGLKIGSKFLVTDIKSENCTFLHPDNTVVVQVRTSRNAAEDEELEGEEGEGTEAAAEGAEAAAPAAE from the coding sequence ATGAAATCAATTACAATTAAAGGATCACAAAGAGAAAGCGTGGGCAAGGTAGCAACCAAAGCCTTACGTAATGCTGGAAAGGTTCCTTGCGTTTTATACGGAGGAGACAAACCTGTTCACTTTTCAGCTACAGAATTAGCGTTTAAGAACTTGGTATACACTCCAAATGTATATACTGCAAGTCTTGATGTTGATGGAACAAAATATGCTGCAATTTTACAGGATATTCAATTTCACCCAGTAACAGATAAAATTATACATGTAGATTTTTATCAATTATTTGATGATAAAGAAGTAACAATGAACATTCCTGTTCAACTTGTAGGAACATCACCTGGGGTTTTAAATGGAGGTTCTTTACGTTTTCCAAAACGTAAATTAAGAGTAAAAGCATTACCTGGAGATTTACCAGACTTTTTTGAAGCAGATATTTCTGGTTTAAAAATTGGAAGTAAATTTTTAGTAACAGATATTAAAAGTGAAAACTGTACATTCTTACACCCAGACAATACAGTAGTTGTTCAAGTTAGAACATCTCGTAATGCAGCTGAAGATGAAGAATTAGAAGGAGAAGAAGGAGAAGGAACTGAAGCAGCAGCAGAAGGTGCTGAAGCAGCAGCTCCAGCAGCAGAATAA
- a CDS encoding ribose-phosphate pyrophosphokinase: MSLNSLTPKLFPCRQSIKLAEKIAKEYGAELGNVKITPFSDGEFQPALEESVRGRRVFIIGSTFPTADNLMEMLLMLDAAKRASARHITAVMPYFGWARQDRKDQPRVAIGAKLVANLLQSAGATRIMTMDLHADQIQGFFEKPVDHLFASTIFMPYIKSLNLENLTIASPDMGGSKRAYAYSKHLHSDVVICYKQRKKANVIGHMELIGDVKGKNVILVDDMIDTGGTLARAADLMMERGAISVRAICTHPILSGGAYEKIENSSLTELIVSDTIPLKKSTSKIKAVSCAPLFADVMRKVQDNTSISGQFLM; this comes from the coding sequence ATGTCTTTGAATTCATTAACACCAAAATTATTTCCTTGTAGACAAAGTATTAAATTAGCAGAAAAGATTGCTAAAGAATATGGAGCAGAACTAGGAAACGTTAAAATTACACCTTTTAGTGATGGCGAATTTCAACCAGCATTAGAAGAATCTGTTAGAGGACGACGTGTTTTTATTATTGGATCAACCTTTCCAACGGCAGATAATTTAATGGAAATGTTATTAATGTTAGATGCAGCTAAAAGAGCATCAGCAAGACATATTACAGCAGTTATGCCGTATTTTGGTTGGGCAAGACAAGATAGAAAAGATCAGCCAAGAGTTGCTATCGGGGCAAAATTAGTTGCCAATTTATTACAATCTGCAGGTGCAACTAGAATTATGACAATGGATTTACATGCAGATCAGATTCAGGGATTTTTCGAAAAACCAGTAGATCATTTATTCGCGTCTACTATTTTTATGCCGTATATCAAAAGTTTAAATTTAGAAAACTTAACGATTGCTTCGCCAGATATGGGTGGATCTAAAAGAGCATATGCATATTCTAAACATTTACATTCTGATGTTGTAATTTGTTATAAGCAACGTAAAAAAGCCAATGTAATTGGTCATATGGAGTTAATTGGAGATGTAAAAGGTAAGAATGTTATTTTGGTAGATGATATGATTGATACTGGAGGAACGTTAGCAAGAGCAGCAGATTTAATGATGGAAAGAGGTGCTATTTCTGTACGTGCAATTTGTACGCATCCTATCCTTTCTGGAGGAGCCTATGAAAAAATAGAAAACTCAAGTTTAACAGAGTTAATAGTGTCAGATACAATTCCATTAAAAAAGAGTACATCTAAAATAAAAGCAGTATCTTGCGCGCCCTTATTCGCTGATGTTATGCGTAAAGTACAAGATAACACATCGATAAGCGGACAATTTTTAATGTAA
- a CDS encoding HupE/UreJ family protein: protein MDDFILYFKMGLNHVLDFTAYDHILFLVVLVVVYNFNQWKKVLWLVTFFTIGHSITLAFAAYGILTIKMKIIEFLIPLTIFITGFVNVLRSNKSSKEKENINLIFALFFGLIHGLGFSNYFKMMIGREEDKFLPLIEFALGIEASQIIIVLVILIIGSLLQNLFRVSKRDWILVTSAIVIGFSIPMMIERVFW, encoded by the coding sequence ATGGACGATTTTATTTTATATTTTAAAATGGGACTCAATCATGTGCTAGACTTTACAGCTTATGATCATATATTATTCCTAGTCGTTTTAGTGGTTGTCTACAATTTCAATCAATGGAAAAAAGTACTATGGCTCGTAACTTTTTTTACTATTGGACATTCTATAACATTAGCTTTTGCCGCTTACGGAATATTAACAATTAAGATGAAAATTATTGAATTTCTAATTCCGTTAACCATTTTTATCACTGGATTTGTTAACGTGCTAAGAAGTAATAAATCATCAAAAGAAAAAGAGAATATTAACCTGATTTTTGCATTATTTTTTGGATTGATTCATGGTTTAGGTTTTTCAAACTACTTTAAAATGATGATTGGAAGAGAAGAAGATAAATTTTTACCATTAATAGAATTTGCTCTCGGAATTGAAGCTTCACAAATCATTATTGTCTTAGTTATTTTAATTATAGGCTCCCTATTACAAAACCTTTTTAGGGTTAGTAAAAGAGATTGGATTTTAGTAACCTCAGCTATCGTTATTGGCTTTTCTATACCCATGATGATAGAACGTGTATTTTGGTAA
- a CDS encoding dCMP deaminase family protein, giving the protein MDKKQLKFARAYLRMAHEWAKLSHCSRKQVGALIVRDRMIISDGFNGTPSGFENCCEDDEGVTKWEVLHAEANAILKVAASTQSCKNATLYITLSPCKQCSKLIHQSGIKRVVYAKEYKDISGVTFLEKAGVEIIHLPNE; this is encoded by the coding sequence ATGGATAAAAAACAACTCAAATTTGCTAGAGCTTACTTAAGAATGGCACATGAATGGGCAAAATTATCACATTGTAGCAGAAAACAAGTTGGTGCTTTAATAGTTAGAGACAGAATGATAATTTCTGATGGTTTTAATGGCACACCTTCTGGTTTTGAGAATTGTTGTGAAGATGATGAAGGAGTTACAAAATGGGAAGTTTTACATGCAGAAGCAAACGCAATTTTAAAAGTTGCAGCATCTACACAATCATGTAAAAATGCAACCCTATATATCACCTTATCACCCTGTAAACAATGCAGTAAATTAATCCATCAATCTGGAATAAAAAGAGTGGTGTATGCCAAAGAATATAAAGACATTTCGGGTGTAACTTTTTTAGAAAAAGCAGGTGTAGAAATCATCCATTTACCAAATGAATAA
- a CDS encoding S41 family peptidase codes for MNKKNLPIYLSIAVIFGILIGTVFNGNSSQLFSFSGKSSKEIKIKRLIDYIQKDYVDTINTDNLLDGAITQMLGKLDPHSVYIPKENLQAVTENMQGNFVGIGVQFRMVKDSITVIQTIKDGPSVKAGIKAGDRILIANKDTLFGKNYGSNKIPKYLKGKPDTKVSLQIYRKTNDSLFTVDITRNKVNIKSVDIGYMLNDTIGYIKVDRFARNTYKEFKSSLSTLLNNGMTDLVLDLRGNGGGFIDIANDIVDEFLEDDKLIVFTKNNKGKISKSYATSKGNFEKGGLYVLIDENSASASEIVAGALQDNDKGTIIGRRSFGKGLVQEEIDLGDGSAVRLTTARYYTPTGRSIQKPYEKGNTNAYQNESFKRLQNGELIHKDSIKTNKDLEFKTPKGKVVYGGGGIIPDVFVPIDTTGYLPPFYFNKLNNFAFNFVDKNRAELKEYSIKSFVSDFDTNQKITDKFLATLKDFNPSYQTQELLKKHVKTIIGRELFGDEALYRLNQSDDKMLQKVFQLEANN; via the coding sequence ATGAATAAAAAGAATTTACCAATATATTTATCTATTGCTGTAATTTTCGGAATCCTTATCGGAACAGTTTTCAACGGAAATTCATCACAATTATTTTCATTTTCAGGAAAATCATCCAAAGAAATTAAGATAAAACGTTTAATAGATTATATTCAAAAAGATTATGTAGATACTATTAATACTGATAATCTTTTGGATGGAGCAATAACACAAATGTTAGGAAAACTAGATCCGCATTCGGTATATATTCCCAAAGAAAATTTACAAGCCGTTACCGAAAATATGCAAGGTAATTTTGTAGGAATTGGTGTACAGTTTAGAATGGTAAAAGATTCAATAACAGTTATTCAAACTATAAAAGATGGGCCAAGTGTAAAAGCTGGAATTAAGGCTGGAGATCGAATTTTAATTGCAAATAAAGACACCTTATTCGGTAAAAATTATGGCAGCAATAAAATTCCAAAATATTTAAAAGGCAAACCAGACACCAAAGTTTCTTTACAAATTTATAGAAAAACCAATGACAGTTTATTTACGGTTGATATTACAAGAAATAAGGTAAATATTAAAAGTGTGGATATTGGCTATATGCTAAATGATACTATTGGATATATTAAAGTTGATCGATTTGCACGTAACACATATAAAGAATTTAAAAGTTCATTATCTACTCTTTTAAATAATGGAATGACTGATTTGGTTCTTGATTTACGTGGAAATGGTGGCGGATTTATTGATATTGCGAATGATATTGTTGATGAGTTTTTAGAAGATGATAAACTGATTGTTTTTACAAAAAACAATAAAGGAAAAATTTCGAAATCATATGCTACATCAAAAGGGAACTTTGAAAAAGGAGGTTTATATGTTTTAATTGATGAAAACTCAGCTTCAGCGTCAGAAATTGTTGCAGGAGCTTTACAAGATAACGACAAAGGAACTATTATTGGTCGCCGTTCTTTTGGTAAAGGATTGGTGCAAGAAGAAATTGATTTAGGTGATGGTTCTGCGGTACGTTTAACAACCGCTAGATATTACACGCCAACGGGGAGATCCATTCAAAAACCTTATGAAAAAGGCAATACAAATGCGTATCAAAATGAATCATTTAAAAGATTACAAAACGGCGAATTAATTCATAAAGACAGTATAAAAACCAACAAAGATTTAGAGTTTAAAACACCTAAAGGAAAAGTGGTTTATGGCGGTGGTGGAATTATTCCTGATGTTTTTGTACCCATTGATACTACTGGATATTTACCTCCATTTTATTTTAATAAATTAAATAATTTTGCATTTAATTTTGTCGATAAAAATAGAGCAGAACTCAAAGAATATTCAATAAAAAGTTTTGTATCTGATTTTGATACAAATCAAAAAATTACAGATAAATTTTTAGCAACACTAAAAGATTTTAATCCATCCTATCAAACACAGGAATTGCTAAAAAAACATGTAAAAACAATAATTGGTAGAGAGTTATTTGGTGATGAAGCCTTGTATCGTTTAAATCAATCAGATGATAAAATGCTACAAAAAGTGTTCCAGTTGGAAGCTAACAATTAA
- a CDS encoding UDP-2,3-diacylglucosamine diphosphatase, translating into MIQITTKKNTKVYFASDQHLGAPTQEASFPREQKFVAWLHEIKKDAEAIFLLGDLFDFWFEYKTVVPKGFVRVLGKLAELKDSGIPIYFFVGNHDLWMRDYFEQELNIPVYHNPQEFEIDGKKLFIGHGDGLGPGDYGYKRMKKIFTFKPFQWMFRWLHPDLGMKLGQYMSVKNKLISGDEDATFLGEENEWLVQYSKEKLKEKQYDYFVFGHRHLPLEIQLSENSTYINLGDWIHHFTFASFNEGKISLTKFN; encoded by the coding sequence ATGATACAAATTACTACCAAAAAAAACACTAAAGTTTACTTCGCTTCAGATCAGCATTTAGGTGCTCCAACTCAAGAAGCAAGCTTTCCTAGAGAACAAAAATTTGTTGCTTGGCTACATGAAATAAAAAAAGACGCAGAAGCTATTTTTTTATTAGGTGATTTATTTGATTTCTGGTTTGAATATAAAACTGTAGTCCCAAAAGGATTTGTAAGAGTATTAGGGAAATTAGCAGAACTTAAAGACAGTGGAATCCCTATTTATTTTTTTGTTGGAAATCATGATTTATGGATGCGCGATTATTTTGAGCAAGAATTAAACATACCCGTTTATCACAATCCACAAGAATTTGAGATTGATGGAAAAAAGTTATTCATTGGTCATGGTGATGGTTTAGGGCCAGGAGATTATGGATACAAAAGGATGAAAAAAATATTCACTTTTAAACCTTTTCAATGGATGTTTAGATGGCTACATCCAGATTTAGGAATGAAATTAGGACAATACATGTCCGTTAAAAACAAATTGATTTCTGGAGACGAAGATGCTACATTTTTAGGCGAAGAAAATGAGTGGTTAGTTCAATATTCAAAAGAAAAACTAAAAGAAAAACAATACGATTATTTTGTATTTGGTCATAGGCATTTGCCGCTAGAAATTCAACTATCAGAAAACAGCACCTATATAAATCTTGGTGATTGGATTCATCATTTTACATTTGCATCATTTAATGAAGGAAAAATTAGTTTAACAAAGTTTAACTGA
- a CDS encoding MoxR family ATPase produces the protein MDVDVRAINEKIERESAFVDILTTEINKVIVGQKDMIERLLIGLLGNGHILLEGVPGLAKTLAINTLSKAVQGSFSRIQFTPDLLPADVVGTMIYNMKENDFSIKKGPIFANFVLADEINRAPAKVQSALLEAMQERQTTIGDTTFKLDEPFLVMATQNPVEQEGTYPLPEAQVDRFMLKTVIDYPSLSDEQIIMRQNLKGEYATVNPVVSIEEIVKARKIVNEVYMDEKIEKYILDIVFATRYPEKYNLPDLQPLISFGSSPRGSIALAKAAKCYAFIKRRGYVIPEDVRAIVNDVLRHRIGITYEAEAENISSLDIINSIINEVEVP, from the coding sequence ATGGATGTAGATGTAAGAGCCATTAATGAAAAAATAGAAAGAGAAAGTGCTTTTGTAGACATACTTACTACCGAAATAAATAAGGTAATTGTAGGTCAAAAAGACATGATAGAAAGATTACTTATTGGTTTATTAGGAAATGGACATATCTTACTAGAAGGTGTACCTGGGCTTGCAAAAACGTTAGCTATTAACACATTATCAAAAGCTGTACAAGGAAGTTTTAGTAGAATTCAGTTTACGCCAGATTTATTACCTGCAGATGTTGTTGGAACGATGATTTACAACATGAAAGAGAATGATTTCTCTATAAAAAAAGGACCCATTTTTGCAAATTTTGTGTTAGCAGATGAGATAAATCGTGCGCCAGCAAAAGTACAATCAGCTTTATTAGAAGCAATGCAAGAGCGTCAAACAACCATTGGAGATACTACATTTAAATTAGACGAACCGTTTTTAGTAATGGCTACTCAAAATCCTGTAGAACAAGAAGGTACATATCCTTTACCTGAAGCGCAAGTCGATCGTTTTATGTTAAAAACTGTAATTGATTATCCATCGTTATCAGATGAACAAATCATTATGCGTCAAAATTTAAAAGGAGAATATGCAACTGTAAATCCAGTAGTATCAATTGAAGAAATTGTTAAAGCTAGAAAAATTGTAAACGAAGTTTACATGGACGAAAAAATAGAAAAATATATTCTTGACATCGTTTTTGCAACTCGTTATCCAGAAAAATATAATTTACCAGATTTACAACCATTAATTAGTTTTGGATCTTCTCCTCGTGGAAGTATTGCTTTAGCAAAAGCTGCAAAATGTTATGCTTTTATTAAACGAAGAGGGTATGTAATACCAGAAGATGTAAGAGCTATAGTAAATGATGTTTTACGTCATAGAATTGGAATTACTTATGAAGCTGAGGCTGAAAATATTTCTTCTTTAGATATTATCAACTCAATAATAAATGAAGTAGAAGTACCATAA
- a CDS encoding DUF58 domain-containing protein, with protein MDTKELLKKVRKIEIKTRRLSNHIFGGEYHSTFKGRGMTFSEVRQYQFGDDVRAIDWNVTARYNEPYIKVFEEERELTMMLLVDISGSEFFGTSTQFKKDTVTEIAATLAFSAIQNNDKVGLILFSDDVELYIPPKKGKSHVLRIIRELIEFKPKSRKTNIDEALKFLSNVMKKKAIVFMLSDFMDDDYERTLKIVANKHDITGIRVYDKRDEEIPNLGMVSMVDAETGKVGLINTASKAVRKQYHINSLKLTDYFKKTFKISGAGTINTRVDESYVKKLLGYFKQKG; from the coding sequence TTGGATACAAAGGAATTACTAAAAAAAGTTCGTAAAATTGAGATTAAGACACGTAGGTTGTCTAATCATATTTTTGGAGGAGAATATCATTCTACTTTCAAAGGTAGAGGTATGACTTTTTCTGAAGTACGACAGTATCAATTTGGTGATGATGTGAGAGCTATCGATTGGAATGTTACTGCGCGTTATAACGAACCTTATATAAAGGTTTTTGAAGAAGAGCGTGAACTAACCATGATGCTTTTAGTAGATATTTCTGGGTCAGAATTCTTTGGAACATCAACACAATTTAAAAAAGATACAGTTACAGAAATTGCTGCAACGCTAGCTTTTTCTGCAATCCAGAATAATGATAAAGTTGGTTTGATTTTATTTTCTGACGATGTAGAATTATACATTCCGCCAAAAAAAGGGAAAAGCCACGTTCTTAGAATTATTAGAGAATTAATAGAATTCAAACCTAAAAGTAGAAAGACAAATATTGATGAAGCTTTAAAATTTTTATCAAATGTGATGAAAAAGAAAGCGATTGTTTTTATGCTATCAGATTTTATGGATGATGATTATGAGCGTACGCTTAAAATTGTTGCCAACAAACATGATATTACAGGAATTAGAGTGTACGACAAACGTGATGAGGAAATTCCAAATTTAGGAATGGTTTCTATGGTAGATGCAGAAACTGGAAAGGTTGGATTAATTAATACAGCTTCAAAAGCTGTGCGTAAACAATATCATATTAACTCTTTAAAATTAACAGATTATTTTAAAAAAACCTTTAAAATAAGCGGTGCAGGGACTATTAACACCCGAGTTGATGAGAGTTATGTGAAAAAATTATTAGGATATTTTAAACAAAAAGGATAA
- a CDS encoding BatD family protein → MKNHLLYILFLVASLSFSQEKPKVTIAVDTTNIRIGEQFEYTISVDGTDNVILPKLNNLNNLEVVDSTKIDTIKNSLIRKYILTGFDSGAFYIPQQQVFIKNQAYLTDSLLINVATIAVDTTKIKKFPIKGIKGEPYQFNDFKHYLWWVLAALVIIGLLLYYFVFRKKKAEEEIEVVPDIPPYDEAMQKLKALDTKLLWQNNKVKKYYSELTEIVRGYIERELKIPALEITTDEIIETLSGFQKTETIDTSKETIKKLKGLLQEADLVKFAKSKPMAEEIEDDRRDAENIVNNLKPKIIEEENEVE, encoded by the coding sequence GTGAAAAACCATTTATTATATATACTTTTTTTAGTTGCTTCACTTAGTTTTTCTCAAGAAAAACCAAAAGTGACTATAGCTGTAGACACTACTAATATTAGAATTGGTGAACAGTTTGAATACACTATTTCTGTTGATGGAACTGATAATGTAATTTTACCAAAACTTAATAACTTAAACAACTTAGAAGTAGTTGATTCTACTAAAATTGATACCATAAAAAACAGCTTAATTAGAAAATATATTTTAACTGGTTTTGATAGTGGTGCATTTTACATTCCGCAACAACAAGTGTTTATAAAAAATCAGGCATATTTAACCGATTCTTTATTAATAAATGTTGCTACAATAGCTGTTGATACTACCAAAATTAAAAAATTTCCTATTAAAGGAATCAAAGGAGAACCTTATCAATTTAATGATTTTAAACATTATTTATGGTGGGTTTTAGCAGCATTAGTTATCATTGGATTATTACTTTATTATTTTGTTTTTAGAAAGAAAAAAGCTGAAGAAGAAATAGAAGTTGTTCCAGACATTCCTCCTTATGATGAAGCAATGCAAAAGTTAAAAGCATTGGATACTAAACTACTTTGGCAAAACAATAAGGTTAAAAAATACTATAGTGAGTTAACGGAAATTGTACGTGGATATATTGAGCGTGAACTAAAGATTCCTGCGCTTGAAATTACTACTGATGAAATTATTGAAACATTATCAGGTTTTCAAAAAACAGAAACTATAGATACTTCAAAAGAAACCATTAAAAAATTAAAAGGACTATTACAAGAAGCTGATTTAGTAAAATTTGCGAAATCTAAACCAATGGCTGAAGAAATTGAAGATGATAGAAGAGATGCGGAAAATATTGTCAATAATTTGAAACCAAAAATAATAGAAGAAGAAAATGAAGTGGAATAA
- a CDS encoding VWA domain-containing protein, producing MKWNNFEFHNPEFLWLLGIIPLLAVWYFFTRKKDGAKLTIPSVKGFSVKNSFLSKLKPFLYLLRLAALAVLIVALARPRNVSVSKKTKTNRGIDIVMAIDVSASMLAKDLKPNRLEALKKVATDFVNRRPNDRIGIVVYAGESFTQTPITSDKGIVKRTISEIKWGQLEGGTAIGMGLGSAVNRLKESKAKSKIIILLTDGVNNSGFVDPKTATELAKELSIKVYTIGIGTNGMAPFPWSRDPRTGKLQFRNQQVEIDEALLKHIATETEGKYFRATNNTKLKDIYDEIDTLEKTKIEEFKYYNYQEKYRLLVFLAGGLLLLEFLLRNTVFKSFI from the coding sequence ATGAAGTGGAATAATTTTGAATTTCATAATCCAGAGTTTTTATGGCTTTTAGGAATCATTCCTTTATTAGCGGTATGGTATTTCTTTACCCGTAAAAAAGATGGAGCAAAATTAACCATTCCAAGTGTTAAAGGATTTTCGGTCAAAAATTCATTTCTATCAAAACTAAAACCTTTTTTATATCTATTAAGACTAGCGGCATTGGCAGTCTTAATTGTAGCTTTAGCAAGACCAAGAAATGTTTCGGTAAGTAAAAAGACAAAAACTAATAGAGGAATTGATATTGTTATGGCAATAGACGTTTCTGCCAGTATGTTAGCAAAAGATTTAAAACCAAATCGACTTGAAGCATTAAAAAAAGTAGCGACAGATTTTGTGAATCGTCGCCCTAATGATAGAATTGGAATTGTAGTTTACGCCGGAGAAAGTTTTACTCAAACACCAATAACTAGCGATAAAGGAATAGTAAAACGTACAATTTCTGAAATTAAATGGGGTCAATTAGAAGGAGGAACAGCTATAGGGATGGGCTTAGGATCTGCAGTTAATAGATTAAAAGAAAGTAAAGCAAAAAGTAAAATTATTATTCTTTTAACCGATGGCGTAAATAATTCTGGATTTGTAGATCCAAAAACTGCTACAGAATTAGCAAAAGAATTAAGTATTAAAGTATATACAATTGGAATTGGAACAAACGGAATGGCTCCTTTTCCATGGAGTAGAGATCCAAGAACAGGGAAATTACAATTCAGAAATCAACAGGTAGAAATTGACGAAGCTTTATTAAAACATATAGCAACAGAAACCGAAGGAAAGTATTTTAGAGCTACGAATAATACAAAGTTGAAAGATATTTATGATGAAATTGATACGCTAGAAAAAACAAAAATAGAAGAATTTAAATACTATAATTATCAAGAAAAATATAGATTACTAGTGTTTTTAGCTGGCGGATTATTGCTGTTAGAGTTTTTATTAAGAAACACTGTATTCAAAAGTTTTATATAG
- a CDS encoding four helix bundle protein, which produces MHTFSFEKLEVWKEAISLSKNIYGLTGKFPTSEKFGLINQLRRASVSISSNLAEGTSRATNKDKAHFTTISYSSTMEVLNQLILSKELKYISEAEYINLRTSIYKITNMLNALRKAQLNS; this is translated from the coding sequence ATGCATACATTTTCATTTGAAAAATTAGAAGTTTGGAAAGAAGCAATTAGCCTTTCAAAAAACATCTATGGATTAACTGGAAAATTTCCGACATCTGAAAAATTTGGATTAATTAATCAATTAAGAAGAGCATCAGTTTCAATTTCATCTAATTTAGCTGAAGGAACATCACGAGCTACTAATAAAGATAAAGCTCATTTTACAACAATATCGTATAGTTCTACGATGGAAGTTTTAAATCAATTAATCCTTTCTAAAGAATTAAAGTATATTTCTGAAGCAGAATATATCAATTTAAGAACTAGTATTTATAAAATAACAAACATGCTTAATGCTTTGAGAAAAGCACAATTAAACAGTTAA
- a CDS encoding VWA domain-containing protein, with translation MYKIEEPIYFYFFAIIPVIIVIFLLVLWWKKRAQKKFASPELLQQLAPNSSTFKSVLKLVFLIIGLSFLILSLVNPKMGTKLQTVKREGVDVVFALDVSKSMLAEDIAPNRLEKSKQIISKIIDKLGSDRVGVIIYAGNSYPLLPITTDHAAAKMFLQNANPDMVSSQGTAINEALELAKTYYNNDEQTNRFLIIISDGEDHQEETKQVAQNIANEGIKVYTIGVGTESGGPIPMKLNGSLIGYKKDRKGETVITKRKPDVLQGIADAANGNYIDGNKTDNPVKTIEGIITNAQKSEFETKQFSDYKDQFQWFIGIGILFLVLDIFLFDKKTKWLRKVDLFNEEKK, from the coding sequence ATGTACAAAATAGAAGAACCAATATATTTTTACTTTTTTGCAATTATCCCTGTGATAATTGTCATATTTCTGTTGGTTTTATGGTGGAAAAAAAGAGCACAAAAAAAGTTTGCTTCACCAGAATTATTACAGCAATTAGCACCAAATTCATCAACGTTTAAATCAGTTTTAAAGTTAGTTTTTTTAATTATTGGTTTATCATTTTTAATACTTTCATTGGTGAATCCAAAAATGGGAACAAAGCTACAAACTGTAAAACGTGAAGGTGTAGACGTTGTTTTTGCGTTGGATGTTTCTAAAAGCATGTTAGCAGAAGATATTGCGCCAAACCGATTAGAAAAATCGAAACAAATCATTTCTAAAATCATAGATAAATTAGGTAGCGATAGAGTTGGGGTAATTATTTATGCGGGGAATTCATATCCTCTTTTACCAATTACAACAGATCATGCGGCAGCAAAAATGTTTTTGCAAAATGCGAATCCAGACATGGTTTCAAGCCAAGGAACAGCAATAAACGAAGCCTTAGAATTGGCTAAAACATATTATAATAATGATGAGCAAACCAATCGTTTTTTAATCATTATTTCTGATGGAGAAGATCATCAAGAAGAAACAAAACAAGTTGCTCAGAATATTGCTAACGAAGGCATAAAAGTTTATACTATTGGTGTTGGAACAGAAAGTGGTGGTCCAATTCCAATGAAATTAAACGGTTCTTTAATCGGTTATAAAAAGGATAGAAAGGGTGAAACGGTAATCACGAAAAGGAAACCTGATGTTTTACAAGGAATTGCAGATGCCGCAAACGGAAATTACATTGACGGAAACAAAACAGATAATCCAGTAAAAACTATTGAAGGAATTATTACGAATGCACAAAAAAGTGAATTTGAAACAAAACAATTTTCGGATTATAAAGATCAATTTCAATGGTTTATAGGAATAGGAATATTGTTTTTAGTGTTAGATATTTTCTTGTTTGACAAGAAAACTAAATGGCTACGGAAAGTTGATTTATTTAACGAAGAAAAGAAATAA